The window CTGTAGCTCTTCTGGTCGGCGGATTTTTTCCGGCTGAAAAACAGGTATCCCTTGGTTTATCGCCTCTACTTTAACCGGAGGCGGAGTAAGAATTTTTTTCCTACCAACAGGTCTGTCAGGCTGTGTAACAACACCGATTACTTGATAGCCGTCTGCAATGATTTGTCTTAATACCGGAACGGAAAAGTCTGGAGTACCCATAAAAACTATTTTAGTCATTCTCCTTCCACCTCCTGAAGCTCTTTATCCTCTATATATTTCGTAACCTTTGATGTAAACAAAATACCATGCAGGTGATCTATTTCATGCTGGATTGCCCGGGCTAGAAAATCCTCTGCTTCTATAATAAAGCTTCGTCCCTTTCGGTCCTGCGCTTGTACCTTCACATAATAAGGTCGGCTAACCTCCCCATACAAGCCAGGAAAGCTTAAACAGCCTTCCACACCTAATTGCTCACCTTTTGTTTCGAGGATTTCCGGATTGATCATTTCAATCGTGCCTGTTCCATCATCTATATCAACAATGGCTATTTGCTCATCCACACCCACCTGGGGCGCTGCCAAGCCAACACCATCAAACTCAATCATTGTATCGTACATATCATTCAACAACTTTTTTAACTTATTATTAAAAGATGTAACCGGTTTACAAGGCTGCTCTAATATTTCTGCCGGATGCATCACTATTTTTTTTACTGCCAATGTGGTTCCTCCCCTGTTTTTCTATTTAGTTTTTCCAATTTTTCTGAATCATAACATTTAATCTGCAATTTATTAATTACATGAGGATATAAGGGTTCTTGTCAATGGCTATTTGCAGGCCAGATTGATGTATATCCTGTTGGTGATGGTCGAGGACAGCTTTCAAAGCATCAGTTAGATTTGGTTCACGTTTATATTTAATTAAGCATTGATAGCGATATTTATTATTCAGTCTTGGAATCGGTGATGCAACTGGACCAAGAACAATGGCTTCCTTTGACAATCTTGAAGTAAGATATCTTGTTATTTTTTCTGTTACAGAGACGACTTTCATCAATTCCTCATGACTGACAGTGATTAAGGAGATATAGAAAAAGGGTGGATATTTATGAATTTTACGAATCATCATTTCCCGCTGGTAAAATTGATCATAATCCTGGTCCCCAGCAAGCTCAATACTATAATGCTCAGGGGTATAGGTTTGAATCACTACTTCTCCAGCAAGCTCATGTCTCCCTGCCCGGCCGCTTACTTGGGTTAATAATTGAAAGGTCTTCTCGGATGAACGAAAATCTGGTAAATGGAGCATTGTATCAGCTGATAATACCCCTACTAGCGTAATATTAGGAAAATCAAGACCTTTTGCAATCATTTGGGTACCAAGCAATATATCAGCATGACCTTCCTGAAATTCTGTTAATAGCTTTTCATGGGCCCCTTTTCTTGATGTCGTATCAACATCCATTCTTATCACTCTTGCTTGTGGAAAAATTTTCGCAATTTCTTCTTCTACTTTTTGGGTTCCAGTTCCAAAATAGCGAATATGGTCGCTGGCACATTCCGGACACGTTGTTGGAACAATGGATTCGTAGCCACAATAATGGCATTTCATTTGCTGATTGTATCGATGGTAGGTTAAGGAAATATCACAATTTGGACACTGCAGAACATAACCACAATCACGACACATGACAAAGGATGAGTGCCCCCTTTTATTCAGAAATAAAACCGTTTGCTCTTTTTTATCTAAACGATCCTGTAGCTTTTCATGCAATACTCGCGAAAACATTGATCGATTTCCCTCTCTTAGCTCTTCACGCATATCAACAATTTCCACATGTGGCAGATTACGCTCATTCATGCGTTTTGAAAGGGTTAATAACTGATAAACACCTTTTTTCGCACGGGCAAAGGTTTCTAATGAGGGGGTCGCACTCCCTAATACAACCGGGCAATTATAGCGTTTCGCTCTTTCGATGGCGACATCACGTGCATGATATCGTGGATTGTCCTCTTGCTTATAGCTAGTTTCATGCTCTTCATCAATAATAATGATTCCTAAGTTTTCAAATGGAGCAAAAACAGCCGAACGTGCCCCGACAACCACCTTTACTTCTTTACGTTGGATTTTTCTCCATTCATCGTATTTTTCACCCACAGATAATCCGCTATGCAGAACCGCAACCTGTTCTCCAAAACGCCCTTTAAATCGATTGACCATCTGAGGTGTCAATGAGATTTCTGGAACAAGAACAATTCCTTCCTTCCCAAGCTCAAGCACCCGTTGAATCGATTGCAAATAAACTTCTGTTTTTCCACTTCCCGTAACACCGTACAAAAGAAAGACATCATGTTTTTCCTCTTTTAGCGACGACAAAATAGGTTGGATGGCCTGTGCCTGATCACGTGTCAGCTCTAGCGGCATTGTTTTTATAATCTCTCGATCCTTATAAGGGTCACGATATACCTCTTTTGTCGTTTCCGCTAAAATGCCTTTGTCAAGCAGGCCCTTAATGACAGAACTGGAAACCCCAAGCATTGACATGAGTTTTGACCTTTCCAGCGGCAAACCATCAGCGATAAAATAATCAAGTAGTAATAACTGTTTTATACGACGGCTTGGAATTTCTAAGCGATAGGCTTGTAACTTATCCTTTGAAACAGCTGCTCTTATCAACTTTACTTGTTTCTTTTTTATCCGTTCTTTTACCTCGTATAGTACCTCAAGGAGGTCATTGGCGATGGCTTTTTGAATTAGTGAAAGCTCATCCCCTCCGCTCACTTCCTCCCAAGGAATTATATCTTTGTTCATAAAATGCCTTTGTAACACAGGGGAAAGCTGCTCAAGCTGTGAGCGGCTTTTCAATTTAACTTTTTTCTCGTATTTTGCTTTTAATGCAGGCGGAAGCATGACCTGAAAGGCTGAAATCTTATAGCATAATGTTTTTTCAGTTAACCAATCAGAAAGCAAAAGAAGCTCTTTATTCAGTACAGGTTCAATATCCATTAGCTCGCTGATTTCTCTCAGCTTCGGAAATTCCGATTCTTCCACAATATCCATGACAAATCCCTGAACCTTTCGTGGACCAAATGGAACAATCACACGCATCCCAGGCATTAAAACTCTGCTGAGCCTTTCAGGTATAGCATAATCAAAGGGCCTGTTCGTTTGCTTGGCCGGTACATCCACAATGACTTTCGCAACGGTCATTACTGATTTTCCTTTAGAAGCAGATATACTTCATCAATGATTTTTGTTGCAACTTCCTTTTTTGAGAGAATAGGAAATTCCTTTGTCACTCCGTCTTTGCGATAAAAGGTTACAATATTTGTATCCGTGCCAAAACCGGCTCCAGCTTCCTTAACATTATTTGCAACAATCATATCTGCATTTTTACTATTTAGCTTTTTTCTAGCATATTCACTGACATTGTTGGTCTCAGCCGCAAAACCAATCAATAGTTGCTTGTCTTTTCTTTGTCCCAGCTCCATTAAGATATCCTTTGTTCGTTCAAGCTCAATGACCTGCTCGCCAGGCTGTTTTTTTATTTTATGATCGGCATACTCTTTCGGACGGTAATCAGCAACGGCTGCCGATTTAATCACGACATCAGCATCGGCAAATCGATTCATAACCGCTTCATACATTTCCTGTGCACTTTCCACTTGGACCACGTGGATCCCTTCTGGTGGTGCTAACGAAACCGGACCAGAGATTAAAATGACCTCTGCACCTTCTCTTCTTGCTTCTTCAGCAACGGCATAACCCATTTTCCCCGACGAATGATTAGTAAGATAACGAACAGGATCAATCTTTTCTCTTGTAGGACCGGCTGTAATCATAATTTTTTTCCCAGATAGTCTGCCTTCACTCGGAGCAAAGAATCGATTTATTTTCGCTACAATATTTTCCGGTTCTTCTAATCTTCCTTTTCCAACATAGCCGCACGCTAAATATCCCTCACCAGGCTCAATAAATGAATAGCCGTACTCTCTTAAGGTAGCCATATTTTTTTGTACAGCGGGATGGTTATACATATGGACATTCATTGCCGGGGCAATCCAAACTGGTGCAACCGCAGCAAGTAAAGTCGTCGAAATCATATCATCAGCAATTCCGCCTGCTAATTTTCCGATAATATTCGCGGTGGCAGGAGCAACCAATATTAAATCTGCCCAATCAGCTAAATCAATATGGGCAATTTTTTTGGAATCTTTTTCATCAAAGGTATCGGTATATACATCGTTTCGTGATAAAGCTTGAAAGGTAAGCGGTGCAACAAACTCGCAAGCAGATTGACTTAATATCACACGTACCTCTGCACCTTCCTGGGTAAGTTTACTTGTCAAGGCTGCTGCCTTATATACAGCTATGCCTCCTGTCACGCATAATAATATATTTTTACCATTTAGCATAATCTAACCCCCATATACTAAGTTCTGCTAATCTATATACCCGTGCCACTTACTAACACAAAAGAAAAGGCCTGACATGGTCAGCCCTTTCTATCCTTTATTCATACCTTGAACCTAAGTCTCTATCTGCTAAGCGGTAAAATAATCGATCCGCATCAATTTCCTCAAGCGCTTTTCCAACATTTTTATGAGAAATGTAACGATTTAATAAAGTCGTTTCCCCCAATTGCATCTGACGGGCACGCTTAGCTGCTACCGATACTAAAGAATACTTACTATCAATTTTTGTCATTAAAGAATCAATCGATGGATCTAACATACTACTTAACCTCCAGCATTTTTAAATATTTTGGTTCTACTCGTTCTCTTCGGCAATGCTCTGCCACGACAATGGCCTTGATGCGTTCACAGGCAAGCTCGATTTGGTCGTTCTCAACCACATAATCATACAAGTGCATCATTTCAATTTCTTCCTTTGCTACATTTAAACGATTGTTAATGATATCCTCTGTTTCCGTACCTCTTGTCACAATTCGATTTTTCAATTCGGACAAACTAGGCGGCATTAGAAAAATAAATAATCCATCAGGAAACTTTTCACGGACTTGTCGTGCACCTTGTACCTCTATTTCTAGGAAAACGTCCTTTCCCTTATCTAATGTTTCACGTACGTAATCGACTGGCGTCCCATAATAATTGCCGACAAACTGAGCATATTCAAGTAACTTCCCTTGCTCTATCAGATTTTCAAACTCTTCTCGTGTTTTAAAAAAATAATCAACGCCATCTACTTCTCCTTCACGTGGAGATCTCGTTGTCATTGAGATAGAATATTCAAATTTTGTATCCGGCTGTGAAAAAATTTCCTTCCTCACTGTTCCTTTACCAACACCTGAAGGTCCAGATAATACAATCAGTAACCCTTTTTCATGAATCAAAATAAAGTCCTACCCTTCATCCATTATTTCATCCTTATCATTTAAACGATGTGCAACGGTTTCAGGCTGCACCGCACTTAAAATCACATGATCACTATCCATAATTATGACAGCCCTTGTTCTTCTGCCATATGTTGCGTCAATTAATGAACCACGGTCACGTGCATCCTGAATGATTCTTTTTATCGGTGCCGATTCAGGACTCACGATAGAGATAATCCGGTTGGCAGAAACGATATTGCCAAAGCCGATATTAATCAGTTTGATCACCTGATTTTCCTCCTATCATCAGTTATTTAGTTTCACCCTGACGATTATTTTCTAAACAAATACTATTCAATGTTTTGTACCTGTTCTTTCATTTTTTCTAGGATGCTTTTCATCTCAACCACTACTCTTGCAATTTCCGAATCATTGGCTTTAGAGCCTATTGTATTGACTTCTCTATTCATTTCCTGGAGTAGAAAATCAAGCTTTCGACCTATCGGCTCACGAAAAGTAAGAATTTTACCAAACTGTTTGATATGGCTTTTAAGCCTCGTTAATTCCTCGTTTATATCAGCTTTATCGGCAAAAATGGCTACTTCAGTTAAGATACGAGCTTCATCTATTTGACCGCCGACAAATTCGTTGATTCGCTTCGTTAATTTGTCACGATATAATTGTACCACAGTCGGCGCAAGCTCAATTATATTCGTTACCAAATCCTGGAAATTATGTAAATGTATGCTTATATCCTTTTCAAGCGCAGAGCCCTCAGCATTACGCATTTCGATGACTGAATGAGCCGCTTCCTCCACTGCTTCTAGAACGACTCGTTCAAGCTCTTCATCACCGCTCTCTTCTTCTTCGATATGGATAATATCCTCCCTGCTTAATAAATCCTGTAGAGATAGTCCATGCTCAAGAGCGTATTTTTGCTTTATATTTGCAATGGTCTGCACATAATGGTCAAGTAATTCCCAATCGACCATTACCTTTCGATCAACAATTCCTTCTCCCTCAACAGTCACATAAACTTCTATTCTTCCTCTATGTATAGATGAGCTCAATTTCTTTTTAATTTTATCTTCAATTTTATTAAATTGACGGGGCATTCGAATATAAAATTCGGAGAACCGATGGTTTACCGTTTTTACTTCTACAGAAACAGAAGAAGAGTCTGTACTCTTTTTACTTCGTCCAAATCCTGTCATACTCATAACCATTAAGACCACATCCAATCTGCTCCAAATCTAAAGAAGGAGACTTTTCATGCTCATTTCTATCTGTTGTCATGTTGTCATGTTAGCATTTTTTTATGAAAAAGAGGAGGTAGTTTGGCTTTACGAAAGAAAAGGTAATAGAGAACACTCTACTACCTTAGAAATTATAACATATTTTATTTTGATTTTCGCAGTAAAAATGAACCCGCAAGTAAAAAAGTTGGAACTGCCGAAAGTCCTGTTATAATCCACCAATCAGAAGCCACAATCGGTACGGTATGGAATATTGGCTGAAGCGGCGGATAATAAATCACAGCCAGCACCATGAAGAGCGATAAAATAACGGCCCATACTAAGTATTTGTTGCCAAATGGATTACGCGAAAGGATAGATTTTTCACTGCGACAATCAAACACATGAATTAATTGCGCCAGAACAAGCGTGGCAAAAGCAACTGTCTGTGCATATTCAAGCTGTTCAGGATTGTCCTTATACGCAAAAATAAAAGCCAGTAACGTAACCAATCCAATTAAAAATCCTCTCGAAATAATTTTCCAGCCTAGCCCTCTTGCAAATACGCCTTCTTTCGGGTTACGCGGCTTCCGTTTCATCACATCTCCTTCGGGCTGGTCTAAACCAAGCGCCATAGCAGGCAAACCATCTGTAACTAAATTCACCCAGAGAATTTGGATTGGAACAAGTGGTAAGGGTAATGCTAATAACATGGCAAATAACATGACGAGAATTTCTCCAACATTAGAAGCTAATAGATAGCGGATAAACTTCCGGATATTCTCATAGATATTGCGACCTTCTTTAATAGCCGATTTTATCGTGGCAAAATTATCATCGAGCAAGACAAGGGCAGATGCCTCTTTCGCTACATCTGTACCCGTTATCCCCATTGCAACGCCAATATCTGCCGCTTTTATGGCCGGTGCATCATTGACGCCATCACCTGTCATCGCCACGATATGACCTCTATTTTGCAGGGCTTTAACAATTTTTAATTTGTGCTCTGGTGAAACACGGGCAAAAACGGACACATCCTCGACAACAGCCTCAAGCTCCTCGAGAGACATTTCTGAAAGAGCAGGTCCATCGAGCACTTTTGATTGATTCGAAAGAATTCCCAGCTGCTTAGCTATGGCTTTGGCTGTTATAACATGGTCGCCGGTTATCATAACGGTTTTAATGCCTGCATCCTTACATTCTTTAACGGCAAGCTTTACTTCTGGACGCGGCGGGTCAATCATGCCCTGGAGACCAATAATGGTTAGGTTCTTCTCTGCCTCTTTTTCATCGAGAACAAGCGTCTGTGAAGAGATCTCCTTAAAACCAATGGCGATTGTTCTAAGCGCTTTTGATGCTAGCTCATTGATGGCAGATTGAACCGTTTGCTTGGCATCCTGTGATAGCAATTGTTTTTTCCCATTCCATAGAATCGCTTCACTTTTCCCAACGAGAATATCCGGAGCTCCTTTTGTCACGACAAATTGTCTGCCATTCGGATCCTTAATAATGACACTCATCATTTTTCTTGTTGAATCGAACGGGAACTCCTGAACAATTTTAAATTCAGTTAATAGATTTTCACGGTTATAACCCGCTTTCATGGCGGCTACTAGTAGAGCCCCTTCAGTCGGATCACCATCCACAACAAATTCCTTTTTCTTCTGGATTAATTCTGCATGATTACACAACATCCCAAACATGAGCATTTGCTGAAGTGCTTTCTCGTTATTCACATCTATTCTTTCAGCGTTTTGGTAAAATGCTCCCCTCGGCTCGTAGCCAACTCCATCAACAAACCAGGTTTGACCACTGCTCCATAAATGGGTGACTGTCATTTCATTCTGTGTCATCGTTCCTGTTTTGTCAGAACAGATGACAGAAGCACAGCCTAATGTTTCGACAGCTGGCAGCTTTCTGACAATAGCATTTTGTTTTATCATCCGCTGAACACCAAGTGAAAGGGCGACCGTCACAATAGCGGGCAGACCTTCCGGAATAGCAGCAACCGCAAGGGAGACACCTGCCAAAAACATCGTATATAAATCATTTCCTTGAAAAACTCCGACAATTACAACGAGTGTGGTTAATAATAGAGCTGTGACAATTAAGATTTTACCAAGCTGCTCCAATCGTCTTTGCAGTGGAGTTGTCATCGCTTCGGCACTCTGAAGTAAATCGGCAATTTGACCCATCGCGGTTTTCATGCCTGTTCCAACAACAACTCCGATTCCGTTGCCTCGTGTCACCATCGTACCCATAAAAGCCATATTTTCCATATCGCCGATTCCAAGATTTTCTGCGGTAAGTGCTCCTGTCCTTTTTGAAACCGGCAATGATTCCCCAGTAAGCGCTGATTCTTCTATTTCAAGACTTTTTACATCAACCAATCGCAAATCTGCACCAATACGATCCCCGCTAGAGAACTTTAAGACATCCCCAGGGACAATTTCCTTCGATGCAATTTTTATCCATTGTCCATCACGTAAGACTTGTACCTGTGGAGCAGAAAGCTCCTTTAATGCCTGCAAGGATTTTTCTGCCTTGATTTCTTGAAAAAAGCCAAGAAAAGCATTAACGATAACAATGGCAATAATCGCAATCGCATCAATATACTCCCCTAAAAAACCGGAAATTAAGGTAGCTGCCAGTAACACAAGCACCATAAAGTCTTTAAATTGACTGAAAAACAACAGCCATGCAGACTGTTTTTCACCTTCTTCTAGTTCATTTCTTCCGTATTGCTTAAGCCTTTGTTTAACATCTGCAGTTGATAATCCTGACGAGAGGTCTGTATTTAGCGCTTCCTCTACCTCTTTCGTGTTCATCTCATGGTACTTCATCCCGCCATCTCACTTCCCCCTTAATTCGAAAAGCTCTGCCGACACTAGGTGCAAAAGCGTCGACAGGCTTCTCTCTTTTAGTTAGAAACATCCTATTACCGTTCTCTAAGGAAAGCTTATTCACTCTTGTCCAAAAAAATGCTAATATAGTTGCACTTCAATCGAACAACTTGTACAGTTAAATAAAAAGCGCAAGAGCCTTGGTCAGCCCCGGGCAAGCATATGATGAGCCGGCATGAAGGTTGTCAATCTACTCCTTTGTTACGGATTGTCATAGGCCCTTAGTGGGACTTGGCACTTGCGCTAGACTACGATTAAAGTTTATTAGTAAAGGATGTTTTTCATGTCGTTTGATGGATTATTTACACGGGCAATGGTTAAAGAGCTGGCTGACTCTTTGAGAGGCGGTCGGATTAATAAAGTACACCAACCATATAAAAATGAGATAATACTAGTAATACGAGCAAATGGAAAAAACCAAAGAGTGTTACTTTCCGCACATCCAGCGCACGCAAGAGTCCAGATTTCTCAAGAGGAATACGAGAATCCTCCCATCCCACCCATGTTTTGCATGCTGCTGAGAAAACATATTGAAGGATATATATTAGAGGATGTCTGCCAAACCGGACTTGATCGGATGATTATTTTTGATATTAAAGGAAGAAATGAAATTGGGGATACATCCTATAAAAGACTGATTGTTGAGATTATGGGACGTCATAGTAATATTATTCTAGTTGACCGGACCAAAAATATGATTCTGGACAGTATTAAGCACGTTTCATCAGCCATTAATACGTATCGAACCGTTCTGCCTGGTCATGAATATATCCTTCCTCCCGCCCAGGACAAAGCGAACCCATTTGAGGCTGATGAACAGGACTTATTAAGGCGCCTCCATTTTAATGAAGGGAAACTTGATAAACAGCTTGTCAATCAATATGCCGGTCTTTCGCCTTTAATTGCTAAAGAAATCACCTTTCATGCCGGCCTGATTAATCGAGCTACCTTGCCGAAAGCCTTTCTGAATCTAATTGAAAAAGTTAAGCGTCACCAATATTCCCCTTCTATTATGGAGAGCAACCATAAAGAAAATTTTTACTTATTCCCTCTTGAAAGCACGAAGAGTCAACATGTTAAATCCTTTGCAACTCTTGGAGAAATGCTTGACCGCTATTATTTTGGTAAAGCCGAACGCGACCGTGTTAAACAGCAGGCAAATGATATTGAACGCTTAGTGATGAATGAAAAAGAAAAAAACGAGAAAAAAATAGCCAAACTGAATGAGACATTGCAGGAAGCGAATAAAGCACAGCAGTTTCAACTATATGGAGAATTATTAACCGCCAATTTATTTGCTGTGAAAAAAGGAATAAGTGAAATTGATGTTGTAAATTATTATGATGAAACCGGAGCTACTGTTACGATTCCATTGGACCCATTCAAAACACCTTCAGAAAATGCCCAGAGGTATTTTACTAAATACCAAAAGGCGAAAAATGCTCTTGAAATTGTCAAGGAACAAATTGAAAAAGCAAACGATGAAGTTCGATATTTTGACGCCCTTTTCCAGCAGCTAGAAACGGCTTCACCAAAGGATGTCGCAGAAATCCGCGATGAGCTAATAGAAGAAGGGTATATTCGCCACAGACAAAAAAGGCAACTGAAAAAACAAACGCAAAAGCCTGTCCTTGATCACTGCTATGCTTCTGATGGCACCGAGATAATAATTGGTAAAAATAATAAACAAAATGATTACTTGACTAATCGCCTGGCAGCCCGTGATGAAATTTGGCTGCATACAAAGGATATTCCAGGCTCACATGTCGTCATCCGTAGTAAAGAGCCCTCCGAAAAAACCATCCACGAAGCGGCAATCCTAGCTGCCTTTTACAGTAAAGCACGCAATTCAAGCTCTGTTCCTGTTGATTTCACACGGGTACGATACGTAAAAAAACCATCTGGAGCAAAGCCGGGATTTGTCATTTATGATAATCAGCAAACAGTCTTTGTTACTCCTGACGAAGAGGCTGTCCTGAGATTAAAAAACAATAAGAAACAGTAAATGAAACAGGTTAACATATATTAATCTCTACCTAAAAAGAGTGCAGCTGCACTCTTTTTATTCTTTCTCTCCATAGTCCGGCAGAGCGATATTATTGGCACTTAAGTACTTTTCAATGGTTTGGACTATGTTATTTAATGTTTCTAGACGGGCATACCGTTTATTATTACTTGGGATAATATACCATGGTGCATATTCTGTATCCGTTTTCGCAAACATTTCTTCCGCCGCTTCAAGATACAAATCCCATTTTTCTCGGTTACGCCAGTCTTCATCCGTGAGCTTCCAGCTTTTGAGCGGATTGGCTTCACGGGCTTTAAAACGTAACAGCTGTTCAGCTTTACTAATGTGAAACCAATACTTCATGATTAAATAACGGTCATCACTTAAAAGTTTTTCAAAATCATTGATCTCCTTATACGCCCTTGACCATGCTTCTTTTTCAGCAAAACCTTCAATCCGTTCAACAAGCACCCGACCATACCAGGAACGATCAAAAATGGTTATCTCTCCATATCTTGGGAGTTTACGCCAAAATCGCTGCAAATAATGATAGCGGCTTTCATGGGGCTCAGGGGCCGCAATCGGCCATACCTTAAATCCTCGTGGATCTAGATGCTCTGTCACTCTTTTGATTGCCCCACCTTTACCTGCAGCATCCCATCCCTCCATGACAATGACAACCGCAATTTTCTCTTGGTGTAGCAGGTGCTGAAGCCTTAATAGATGCGCCTGTAATCTTAGCAATTTGCTTTCGTACTCTTTTTTACTTTCCACTTTTTTCGCTAAATCTACTTTATCTAACCGAGTAACCACGATTTCCCCCCCTCTCATTGACAACTGTAAATGGACGGTCTCCTTTTATTTATATGATAATCCCTAACTAGCTGCCTATCCAAAATGAAGAAAACCTGACATATTCTATGATGTCAGGCTCGAATATTCCTTTTATTTTCCCCACTCAGCAGGATTCTTACGCCATTCCATGAGTTTAACCCAATCCTTTTGCTCAATATAGCCCTTTTCACTAGCTACCTCGACTAAGGTTGAGAAATCCGTTAACGAATAAGCAGTGATATTGGCATCACGCAATAATTCAAATCCTTTTTCAAGCTGATACGTAAAGATTGAGACAACCCCTAAAACATCACATCCAGCTTCACGTAAGGCTTCCACAGCTGTAATAACACTTCCGCCTGTAGATATCAAATCTTCCACAACGACTACTTTCTGTCCTTCTTCTGCTTTTCCTTCAATCTGGTTACCCTTTCCATGTCCCTTTGCTTTAGAACGAACATAGCACATGGGTAAATCCAGCACCTCACTTACCCAAGCAGCATGTGGAATCCCTGCAGTTGCCGTTCCAGCAACAAGCTCTATACTAGGGAATCTCTCTTTAATGATATCTGCAAGTCCAGCAGCAATTTCCCTTCTAATTTCTGGATAGGAAAGAGTCAATCGATTATCACAATAAATAGGTGAGATGATTCCTGATGCCCATGTAAATGGCTCGTTAGGACGAAGTGATACAGCTTTCATTTCTAATAAACTTTCAGCAATCTTTTTTTTCATAGTTGAACACCTTCCCATGCATGTATAAACTTTTGATAGCTTTCAACAGGCTGATTGGATTTTGTAATAGAACGTCCAACCACCATGTAAGATACACCTGCTTTTTTAGCCAATTCAGGTGTTGCCACCCGCTTTTGATCACCAACTGCATCCTCTTTTAAGCGAATACCCGGTGTAACGGTTAAAAATCTATTACCCAATACTTCCCGAATTATGGCAGCCTCATGAGAGGAGCATACAACACCGTCCAAACCCGACTGTTTGGCTAATTGACCATAATGAAGGACAGACTCTTGCAGAGGAACTTGTATCAGCTGCTCTTTTTTCATTTGCTCCTCCGACGTACTTGTCAGCTGTGTGACAGCAATACAAAGGGGCCTTTTTTGTCCTCCTGAAGTACCAGCTTCCAATCCTTCCAATGCTGCCATCATCATTTCCTGACCACCAGCAGCATGAACATTAACCAAATCACATTGAAGTCTAGCAAGACCCTTCATTGCACTTTTTACTGTATTAGGAATATCATGAAGCTTTAAATCTAGAAAAATACGATGTCCCTTTTCTTTGATATCATGGATAATCTGAGGGCCCTCCTGATAAAAAAGCTCCATACCTACTTTGACAAACAACCTTTCCCCATTGAAAGGCTCTAAAAAATGGGATACTTCAGCTTTTGATGCAAAATCAAGGGCAATAATAACAGGGGTC of the Bacillus tuaregi genome contains:
- a CDS encoding YicC/YloC family endoribonuclease, producing MVMSMTGFGRSKKSTDSSSVSVEVKTVNHRFSEFYIRMPRQFNKIEDKIKKKLSSSIHRGRIEVYVTVEGEGIVDRKVMVDWELLDHYVQTIANIKQKYALEHGLSLQDLLSREDIIHIEEEESGDEELERVVLEAVEEAAHSVIEMRNAEGSALEKDISIHLHNFQDLVTNIIELAPTVVQLYRDKLTKRINEFVGGQIDEARILTEVAIFADKADINEELTRLKSHIKQFGKILTFREPIGRKLDFLLQEMNREVNTIGSKANDSEIARVVVEMKSILEKMKEQVQNIE
- a CDS encoding calcium-translocating P-type ATPase, SERCA-type, encoding MKYHEMNTKEVEEALNTDLSSGLSTADVKQRLKQYGRNELEEGEKQSAWLLFFSQFKDFMVLVLLAATLISGFLGEYIDAIAIIAIVIVNAFLGFFQEIKAEKSLQALKELSAPQVQVLRDGQWIKIASKEIVPGDVLKFSSGDRIGADLRLVDVKSLEIEESALTGESLPVSKRTGALTAENLGIGDMENMAFMGTMVTRGNGIGVVVGTGMKTAMGQIADLLQSAEAMTTPLQRRLEQLGKILIVTALLLTTLVVIVGVFQGNDLYTMFLAGVSLAVAAIPEGLPAIVTVALSLGVQRMIKQNAIVRKLPAVETLGCASVICSDKTGTMTQNEMTVTHLWSSGQTWFVDGVGYEPRGAFYQNAERIDVNNEKALQQMLMFGMLCNHAELIQKKKEFVVDGDPTEGALLVAAMKAGYNRENLLTEFKIVQEFPFDSTRKMMSVIIKDPNGRQFVVTKGAPDILVGKSEAILWNGKKQLLSQDAKQTVQSAINELASKALRTIAIGFKEISSQTLVLDEKEAEKNLTIIGLQGMIDPPRPEVKLAVKECKDAGIKTVMITGDHVITAKAIAKQLGILSNQSKVLDGPALSEMSLEELEAVVEDVSVFARVSPEHKLKIVKALQNRGHIVAMTGDGVNDAPAIKAADIGVAMGITGTDVAKEASALVLLDDNFATIKSAIKEGRNIYENIRKFIRYLLASNVGEILVMLFAMLLALPLPLVPIQILWVNLVTDGLPAMALGLDQPEGDVMKRKPRNPKEGVFARGLGWKIISRGFLIGLVTLLAFIFAYKDNPEQLEYAQTVAFATLVLAQLIHVFDCRSEKSILSRNPFGNKYLVWAVILSLFMVLAVIYYPPLQPIFHTVPIVASDWWIITGLSAVPTFLLAGSFLLRKSK
- a CDS encoding Rqc2 family fibronectin-binding protein, with product MSFDGLFTRAMVKELADSLRGGRINKVHQPYKNEIILVIRANGKNQRVLLSAHPAHARVQISQEEYENPPIPPMFCMLLRKHIEGYILEDVCQTGLDRMIIFDIKGRNEIGDTSYKRLIVEIMGRHSNIILVDRTKNMILDSIKHVSSAINTYRTVLPGHEYILPPAQDKANPFEADEQDLLRRLHFNEGKLDKQLVNQYAGLSPLIAKEITFHAGLINRATLPKAFLNLIEKVKRHQYSPSIMESNHKENFYLFPLESTKSQHVKSFATLGEMLDRYYFGKAERDRVKQQANDIERLVMNEKEKNEKKIAKLNETLQEANKAQQFQLYGELLTANLFAVKKGISEIDVVNYYDETGATVTIPLDPFKTPSENAQRYFTKYQKAKNALEIVKEQIEKANDEVRYFDALFQQLETASPKDVAEIRDELIEEGYIRHRQKRQLKKQTQKPVLDHCYASDGTEIIIGKNNKQNDYLTNRLAARDEIWLHTKDIPGSHVVIRSKEPSEKTIHEAAILAAFYSKARNSSSVPVDFTRVRYVKKPSGAKPGFVIYDNQQTVFVTPDEEAVLRLKNNKKQ
- a CDS encoding polyphosphate kinase 2 family protein, which produces MVTRLDKVDLAKKVESKKEYESKLLRLQAHLLRLQHLLHQEKIAVVIVMEGWDAAGKGGAIKRVTEHLDPRGFKVWPIAAPEPHESRYHYLQRFWRKLPRYGEITIFDRSWYGRVLVERIEGFAEKEAWSRAYKEINDFEKLLSDDRYLIMKYWFHISKAEQLLRFKAREANPLKSWKLTDEDWRNREKWDLYLEAAEEMFAKTDTEYAPWYIIPSNNKRYARLETLNNIVQTIEKYLSANNIALPDYGEKE